A region from the Silene latifolia isolate original U9 population chromosome 7, ASM4854445v1, whole genome shotgun sequence genome encodes:
- the LOC141592016 gene encoding adenosine kinase 2-like: protein MEYDGVLLGMGNPLLDISAVVDQDFLDKYDIKLNNAILAEDKHLPMYDEMASKFKVEFIAGGATQNSIRVAQWMLQKPGATSYIGCIGKDKFGEEMKQNAKDAGVNVHYYETDSAPTGTCGVCVVGGERSLIANLSAANCYKVDHLKKPENWALVEKAKYYYIAGFFLTVSPDSIQLVAEHAAANDKIFMMNLSAPFICEFFKDPQEKFLPYMDYVFGNETEARTFSKVHGWETDDVEEIAIKISRWPKVSGTHKRITVITQGADPVVVAEDGKVKTFPVPVLPKEKLVDTNGAGDAFVGGFLSQLVQGKPIEDCVKAGNYGATAIIQRSGCTYPEKPDFN from the exons ATGGAGTACGATGGAGTATTGTTGGGCATGGGTAACCCCCTTTTGGATATCTCTGCCGTTGTTGATCAAGATTTCTTGGACAA GTACGATATCAAGCTCAACAATGCGATTCTTGCCGAGGACAAACATCTGCCCAT GTATGATGAGATGGCTAGCAAGTTCAAAGTCGAGTTCATTGCTGGAG GTGCTACTCAAAATTCCATTAGAGTTGCTCAG TGGATGCTCCAAAAGCCTGGAGCTACAAGCTACATTGGTTGCATTGGCAAGGACAAATTTGGAGAAGAGATGAAGCAAAATGCAAAAGATGCTGGTGTAAAC GTTCACTATTATGAGACTGACTCTGCACCCACGGGGACTTGTGGTGTTTGTGTTGTTGGTGGTGAAAG GTCACTCATTGCTAACCTCTCTGCTGCTAACTGCTACAAGGTTGATCATTTAAAGAAACCTGAAAACTGGGCTTTGG TTGAGAAGGCTAAGTACTATTACATTGCTGGGTTCTTCCTGACTGTTTCTCCTGATTCAATTCAACTTGTGGCTGAACATGCTGCTGCCAATGACAAG ATATTCATGATGAATCTGTCTGCTCCATTCATCTGTGAGTTTTTCAAGGACCCCCAAGAGAAATTTTTGCC ATACATGGATTATGTTTTTGGCAATGAAACAGAAGCGAGGACCTTTTCGAAAGTCCACGGTTGGGAG ACTGATGATGTAGAAGAGATTGCTATCAAGATTTCAAGGTGGCCAAAGGTGTCAGGAACGCACAAGAGAATTACTGTCATTACCCAGGGTGCGGATCCTGTTGTTGTCGCTGAGGATGGTAAAGTGAAGACATTCCCTGTACCAGTGTTGCCTAAGGAGAAGCTAGTTGACACAAATGGAGCAG GTGATGCATTCGTTGGAGGATTTTTGTCTCAGTTGGTTCAGGGAAAACCTATTGAGGACTGTGTAAAGGCAGGTAACTATGGTGCTACTGCTATCATCCAAAGGTCTGGTTGCACCTACCCAGAGAAGCCTGATTTCAACTAG
- the LOC141591000 gene encoding uncharacterized protein LOC141591000, whose product MEVKPLCEFCGKRFKNVRALCGHKRSHSLNSTKKGHKKHEFEMGIQDNHQTSSDSGGNSKEKGGHSNFCHKCDKGFKSFKALHGHMRFHSKRKLEAAARLLNNDLKLPNNLPKEKRSVRRYKINYYSCSNWNNFSYGVDEHELKEIASSLLMLAKGGFYSADNRSVDSEFVEPSCNDIHNNDNDFSMKRVKVDDFGTNSDALKSGYVSVEEVAGFLGFNSDDCKIREEYVDCGSIALEGCKYELTSAQTMNQSTGVPQVGSIFGTCDHSIEETMFELGGISGLNPENNSKLKHICKTCEKGFRSGQALGGHRMRCSRSKRSLTTETKFHSEIVELGSDHRKKKAARDFICSVCCKAFGSGQALGGHMRAHFPGNSQSCEKKNDALDHDLRASEGEIGLNHIHNPHSLPALAPVS is encoded by the coding sequence ATGGAAGTGAAACCCCTATGCGAGTTTTGTGGGAAAAGATTCAAAAATGTGAGAGCATTATGTGGGCATAAAAGAAGTCATAGCTTGAATTCAACCAAAAAAGGGCATAAAAAGCATGAATTTGAAATGGGTATTCAAGATAATCACCAAACAAGTTCCGACTCCGGAGGAAATTCTAAGGAAAAGGGTGGTCACAGTAACTTCTGTCATAAATGTGACAAAGGGTTTAAGTCATTTAAGGCTTTACATGGGCACATGAGGTTTCATTCCAAGAGAAAACTGGAGGCGGCCGCGCGTTTGTTGAACAACGATTTGAAGCTTCCAAACAACCTCCCTAAAGAGAAGAGATCAGTTAGGAGGTATAAGATTAACTACTATTCTTGCTCTAATTGGAACAATTTTAGTTATGGTGTTGATGAACATGAACTAAAGGAGAttgcttcttctttgttgatGCTTGCTAAGGGTGGCTTTTATTCTGCTGATAATCGTTCTGTTGATTCTGAATTTGTGGAACCTTCTTGTAATGATATCCATAATAATGACAACGATTTTTCGATGAAGAGGGTAAAAGTTGATGACTTTGGTACAAATTCTGATGCTCTTAAAAGTGGCTATGTTTCAGTAGAGGAAGTTGCAGGGTTTCTGGGTTTTAACTCTGATGATTGTAAAATTAGGGAAGAATATGTTGATTGTGGATCTATTGCTCTTGAGGGATGCAAATATGAGTTAACTAGTGCTCAAACGATGAATCAAAGTACTGGGGTTCCCCAAGTGGGTTCGATTTTTGGAACTTGTGATCATTCTATTGAAGAAACCATGTTTGAGTTAGGTGGTATCTCTGGTCTGAATCCTGAAAATAACTCAAAGTTGAAGCATATCTGTAAAACATGCGAAAAGGGGTTTCGATCAGGTCAGGCTCTTGGAGGTCATCGAATGCGTTGTTCTCGTTCCAAGAGATCTCTTACTACAGAAACCAAATTTCACTCTGAAATTGTGGAATTGGGGAGTGATCACAGAAAAAAGAAGGCGGCGAGGGATTTCATATGTTCGGTTTGTTGCAAAGCATTTGGATCTGGTCAAGCTTTAGGTGGGCACATGAGGGCTCATTTTCCGGGCAATTCTCAGTCCTGTGAGAAAAAGAATGATGCTTTAGATCATGATTTAAGGGCTTCTGAAGGGGAGATTGGTCTGAACCATATACATAATCCTCACAGCCTTCCAGCTCTAGCTCCAGTGTCTTAA